One Kineococcus aurantiacus genomic window carries:
- a CDS encoding HAD-IIIC family phosphatase codes for MTRDAIRDALAAVGTTPVPAARACLDLARAFADAGEPRRAAQWAFAATDAAVTGAGSDFATWLGANRVWRSVRADLPPAPRRAKVAVLGSYTTTQLTQLLPLACARAGVEVEVHECGYGQFRTELLDPTSALHAFDPDVVVLAVDAAAVDLPATSEDPEAAVEAELANWTRLWDLATARFGARVVQHGVVLPADVALGHLAVRTPGSRYAVLQRFARRLGEEAGARAAQGIGVVDCERLAATVGKRNWTDPRYVHAAKQSVALGAVPLLAQHTAAVIGAQLGRSRKCLVLDLDGTLWGGVLGEVGPHGIEVGHGARGEAFSAFQRYVLDLKAKGVVLAVSSKNDEAHVREAFERNPDVLVRLDDIAVLKANWDDKPTAVREIAATLGIGEDALVFVDDNPAEREAVRDLVPGVDVVALPAEPSGYVAALAAYPFFETDALTAEDTARTAQYRARARAVQAREQAGTLEEYLASLDMHAEVSALGPENLARVVQLLGKTNQFNLTTRRHSHADVEAVAADPAWTTFVVRVRDRFADHGIVAVLLARREGDVLDVDSWLMSCRVIGRTLEDEVFAVLVGAAEASGARTVRGTYVPTAKNAQVAGLYERLGCRLVGRDEDGTTHWELALPATVATPGLVAVERVVDLHGPAVPTARDQQGETVRSAR; via the coding sequence ATGACGCGCGACGCGATCCGGGACGCGCTGGCCGCCGTGGGGACCACACCGGTCCCGGCGGCCCGCGCGTGCCTGGACCTGGCCAGGGCCTTCGCCGACGCCGGCGAGCCGCGCCGCGCGGCGCAGTGGGCGTTCGCGGCCACCGACGCCGCCGTGACGGGGGCCGGTTCCGACTTCGCCACCTGGCTCGGCGCGAACCGGGTCTGGCGGTCGGTGCGCGCCGACCTCCCACCGGCCCCGCGCCGGGCGAAGGTCGCCGTGCTCGGCAGCTACACCACGACCCAGCTCACCCAGCTGCTGCCGCTGGCCTGCGCCCGCGCCGGGGTCGAGGTGGAGGTCCACGAGTGCGGGTACGGGCAGTTCCGCACCGAGCTCCTCGACCCCACCAGCGCGCTGCACGCGTTCGACCCCGACGTCGTCGTCCTCGCCGTCGACGCCGCCGCGGTCGACCTGCCGGCGACGAGCGAGGACCCCGAGGCCGCCGTCGAGGCCGAGCTGGCGAACTGGACGAGGCTGTGGGACCTGGCCACCGCGCGCTTCGGCGCCCGCGTCGTCCAGCACGGCGTCGTCCTGCCCGCCGACGTCGCCCTCGGGCACCTGGCCGTCAGGACCCCCGGTTCGCGCTACGCCGTGCTCCAGCGCTTCGCCCGGCGCCTCGGTGAGGAAGCCGGGGCCCGGGCGGCGCAGGGGATCGGCGTCGTCGACTGCGAGCGCCTGGCGGCCACGGTCGGCAAGCGGAACTGGACCGACCCGCGGTACGTGCACGCCGCCAAGCAGTCCGTGGCCCTCGGGGCGGTCCCGCTGCTGGCCCAGCACACCGCCGCCGTCATCGGCGCGCAGCTCGGCCGGTCCCGCAAGTGCCTCGTCCTCGACCTCGACGGCACGCTGTGGGGCGGGGTCCTCGGTGAGGTCGGGCCGCACGGCATCGAGGTCGGCCACGGCGCCCGCGGGGAGGCGTTCAGCGCCTTCCAGCGCTACGTCCTCGACCTCAAGGCCAAGGGCGTCGTCCTCGCCGTCAGCTCCAAGAACGACGAGGCCCACGTGCGGGAGGCGTTCGAGCGCAACCCCGACGTGCTCGTGCGCCTCGACGACATCGCCGTCCTGAAGGCGAACTGGGACGACAAACCCACCGCAGTGCGCGAGATCGCCGCGACCCTGGGCATCGGCGAGGACGCGCTCGTGTTCGTCGACGACAACCCCGCCGAGCGCGAGGCCGTGCGCGACCTGGTGCCCGGCGTCGACGTCGTCGCCCTGCCCGCCGAACCCTCCGGGTACGTCGCGGCGCTCGCGGCGTACCCGTTCTTCGAGACCGACGCCCTGACCGCGGAGGACACCGCCCGCACGGCGCAGTACCGGGCACGGGCCCGGGCCGTGCAGGCCCGGGAGCAGGCCGGGACCCTGGAGGAGTACCTGGCCTCCCTCGACATGCACGCCGAGGTCAGCGCGCTCGGCCCGGAGAACCTCGCCCGGGTCGTCCAGCTGCTCGGCAAGACCAACCAGTTCAACCTCACGACGCGCCGGCACTCGCACGCCGACGTCGAGGCGGTGGCCGCCGACCCCGCGTGGACCACGTTCGTCGTGCGCGTGCGCGACCGCTTCGCCGACCACGGGATCGTCGCGGTGCTGCTCGCGCGCCGGGAGGGCGACGTGCTCGACGTCGACTCCTGGCTCATGAGCTGCCGCGTCATCGGGCGCACGCTCGAGGACGAGGTCTTCGCGGTCCTCGTCGGGGCCGCGGAGGCGTCGGGGGCGAGGACCGTGCGGGGGACGTACGTCCCGACCGCGAAGAACGCGCAGGTCGCCGGGCTCTACGAACGGCTCGGCTGCCGGCTCGTGGGACGGGACGAGGACGGGACGACGCACTGGGAGCTGGCGCTGCCGGCCACGGTCGCGACGCCCGGCCTGGTCGCCGTCGAACGGGTCGTCGACCTGCACGGACCGGCCGTGCCGACCGCACGGGACCAGCAGGGCGAGACGGTGAGGAGCGCACGGTGA
- a CDS encoding phosphopantetheine-binding protein: protein MNDVDDRMLQVFREVLGRDEVELTDSTTAADVPGWDSLAHINIMYSLEAEFGVRFSDEQLTSFQDVGQLRRFLVAEAG from the coding sequence GTGAACGACGTCGACGACCGCATGCTGCAGGTGTTCCGGGAGGTGCTCGGCCGCGACGAGGTCGAGCTCACCGACTCCACGACCGCCGCGGACGTGCCGGGCTGGGACTCCCTGGCCCACATCAACATCATGTACTCCCTGGAGGCGGAGTTCGGGGTGCGGTTCTCCGACGAGCAGCTCACCTCGTTCCAGGACGTGGGGCAGCTGCGGCGCTTCCTCGTCGCCGAGGCCGGGTGA
- the ychF gene encoding redox-regulated ATPase YchF has protein sequence MALTIGIVGLPNVGKSTLFNALTKNDVLAANYPFATIEPNVGVVALPDPRLDRLAEVFSSEKTVPATVSFVDIAGIVKGASEGEGLGNKFLANIREADAICQVTRAFADPDVVHVANRVDPADDIATIHTELVLADLQTLERAVPRLEKEVKGKKTDAAVLKAAEAASKVLDSGRPLSAATKADDVDVALLKELGLLTTKPFIYVFNVDETVLGDEARKQELRDLVAPAEAVFLDAKLESELVELSAEEAAELLESVGQNESGLDQLARVGFATLGLQTYLTAGPKESRAWTIRKGWTAPQAAGVIHTDFQRGFIKAEVVSFDDLVAAGSMAEAKAAGKVRIEGKEYVMADGDVVEFRFNV, from the coding sequence GTGGCTCTCACCATCGGCATCGTCGGACTGCCCAACGTCGGCAAGTCCACGCTCTTCAACGCCCTGACCAAGAACGACGTGCTCGCGGCGAACTACCCGTTCGCCACCATCGAGCCCAACGTCGGGGTCGTGGCGCTGCCCGACCCGCGGCTGGACAGGCTCGCGGAGGTCTTCTCCAGCGAGAAGACCGTGCCCGCGACGGTGTCCTTCGTCGACATCGCCGGGATCGTCAAGGGCGCCAGCGAGGGTGAGGGGCTGGGCAACAAGTTCCTCGCCAACATCCGCGAGGCCGACGCGATCTGCCAGGTGACGCGCGCGTTCGCCGACCCCGACGTCGTGCACGTCGCCAACCGGGTGGACCCGGCCGACGACATCGCCACGATCCACACCGAGCTGGTGCTGGCCGACCTGCAGACCCTCGAGCGCGCCGTCCCGCGCCTGGAGAAGGAGGTCAAGGGCAAGAAGACCGACGCGGCCGTGCTCAAGGCCGCCGAGGCCGCGTCCAAGGTCCTGGACTCCGGCCGTCCCCTGTCGGCCGCGACGAAGGCCGACGACGTCGACGTGGCGCTCCTGAAGGAGCTGGGGCTGCTGACCACCAAGCCGTTCATCTACGTCTTCAACGTCGACGAGACCGTCCTGGGCGACGAGGCCCGCAAGCAGGAGCTGCGCGACCTGGTGGCCCCGGCCGAGGCCGTGTTCCTCGACGCCAAGCTGGAGTCCGAGCTCGTGGAGCTGTCCGCCGAGGAGGCCGCCGAGCTGCTGGAGTCGGTGGGGCAGAACGAGTCCGGCCTGGACCAGCTCGCCCGCGTCGGCTTCGCCACGCTGGGTCTGCAGACCTACCTGACGGCCGGCCCGAAGGAGTCGCGGGCCTGGACCATCCGCAAGGGGTGGACCGCCCCGCAGGCCGCGGGCGTCATCCACACCGACTTCCAGCGCGGGTTCATCAAGGCCGAGGTCGTCTCCTTCGACGACCTGGTCGCCGCGGGGTCGATGGCCGAGGCCAAGGCCGCCGGCAAGGTGCGCATCGAGGGCAAGGAGTACGTCATGGCGGACGGGGACGTCGTGGAGTTCCGCTTCAACGTCTGA